One genomic window of Fusarium verticillioides 7600 chromosome 2, whole genome shotgun sequence includes the following:
- a CDS encoding presequence translocated-associated motor subunit PAM17, mitochondrial has translation MASPLKTSVLRMPLTGLVRSSQKASFSTLRPASCLSASPFRPQCFTPVVAKTLSRTYADKPQSTTTTELPPLDWNSFFKLRVSRRRYQLLFSITNGLFAGGAGAVFLSTGLAEPIISQIPLDPFMTLGLMTLAFSGLGWLSGPSVGNQVFYLLNRQWKKQMTQKEAQFFERIKKHRVDPTNSSASNPVPDFYGEKISSVSGYRQWLKDQKAFNKKKTANFV, from the exons atggcttctccGCTCAAGACCTCCGTCTTGCGCATGCCGCTAACTGGTCTCGTGCGCTCATCACAAAAAGCTTCATTCTCTACCCTCCGCCCAGCGTCATGTCTCTCAGCGTCGCCGTTCCGACCCCAATGCTTCACACCCGTCGTCGCAAAGACCTTGTCCCGCACCTACGCCGATAAGCCGCAgtccaccaccaccaccgaacTCCCCCCGCTCGACtggaacagcttcttcaagctgcgAGTTTCGCGCCGACGATACCAGCTCCTgttctccatcaccaatgGATTGTTTGCTGGTGGTGCGGGCGCCGTTTTCCTCTCGACGGGCCTGGCGGAACCGATCATCTCGCAAATCCCTCTCGATCCGTTTATGACGCTGGGACTTATGACGCTCGCGTTCTCGGGTCTTGGGTGGTTGAGCGGTCCTAGTGTTGGAAACCAGGTCTTTTACCTCTTGAATCGAcagtggaagaagcagatgacGCAGAAGGAGGCTCAGTTCTTTGAGCGCATCAAGAAGCATCGGGTTGACCCCACCAACTCGAGCGCCAGCAACCCTG TTCCTGATTTCTACGGCGAAAAGATCTCTAGCGTTTCTGGATATCGCCAATGGCTAAAAGACCAAAAGGCAttcaacaaaaagaagactGCCAACTTTGTGTaa
- a CDS encoding glycerol-3-phosphate dehydrogenase [NAD+], which translates to MFRSLVVRSSFVFAKPSRLLSCATYFRTYSSATFGNMASLGGHSKKHKVTIVGSGNWGSTIAKIVAENTRANKDLFEEDVQMWVYEEDVTITKDSKLYDETTGDKPQKLTEVINKHHENVKYLPGIPLPSNIIANPDIRDAVKDSTILVFNLPHQFIANVCKQVNGHILPYARGISCIKGVNVTDDGISLFSEWIGDGLGIYCGALSGANLAREIAEEKWSETTIAYDPPALDNSRAPTPRTGSPNPTIGELPEMQHKDVRGRTSKTKLTAVPADYPPLDQDCFRTLFHRPYFHVQMVSDVAGVSLSGALKNVVALAAGFVDGRGWGDNAKAAIMRVGLMEMVKFGKEFFGETVHTATFTESSAGVADLITSCSGGRNFRCAKKAVEKGISVQEVEKQDLNGQKIQGTTTAEEVNSFLKARGLESEYPLFTAVNAILNGQAKVDDIPHLVQDS; encoded by the exons aTGTTTCGATCGCTTGTAGTGCGCTCTTCTTTCGTCTTTGCTAAACCTTCGAGATTACTGTCTTGTGCTACTTATTTCCGCACTTATTCTTCTGCGACATTCGGCAACATGGCGAGCTTGGGTGGACATTCAAAGAAGCACAAGGTGACCATTGTGGGATCCGGTAACTG GGGCTCAACAATTGCCAAGATCGTCGCTGAAAACACACGCGCCAACAAAGATCTCTTCGAGGAAGATGTCCAGATGTGGGTCTACGAGGAGGACGTGACGATTACCAAGGACTCCAAATTATATGACGAAACCACCGGCGACAAGCCCCAGAAACTCACAGaagtcatcaacaagcaCCACGAGAACGTAAAGTACCTGCCCGGTATTCCTCTGCCCTcaaacatcatcgccaaccccGACATCCGCGACGCTGTCAAGGACTCcaccatcctcgtcttcaactTGCCCCATCAGTTCATCGCAAACGTCTGCAAGCAGGTCAATGGCCACATTCTTCCCTATGCGAGGGGAATCAGCTGTATCAAGGGTGTCAATGTCACTGATGACGGTATCAGCCTGTTCAGCGAGTGGATTGGCGATGGACTAGGCATTTACTGTGGTGCCCTCAGTGGTGCCAACTTGGCTCGTGAAATTGCTGAAGAGAAGTGGTCAGAGACTACTATTGCTTACGATCCTCCTGCTCTCGATAACAGCAGAGCTCCTACACCACGAACCGGTAGCCCCAACCCTACAATTGGCGAGCTCCCTGAGATGCAGCACAAGGATGTTCGAGGCCGAacttccaagaccaagctcacCGCTGTGCCAGCCGATTATCCTCCTCTGGATCAGGATTGCTTCCGAACTCTCTTCCACCGACCTTACTTCCACGTCCAGATGGTCTCCGATGTCGCGGGTGTATCTCTGAGCGGTGCCTTGAAGAACGTAGTTGCTCTCGCAGCTGGTTTCGTTGACGGTCGTGGTTGGGGTGATAACGCAAAGGCAGCCATCATGCGCGTCGGTCTCATGGAAATGGTCAAGTTCGGCAAGGAATTCTTCGGCGAGACCGTCCACACAGCTACCTTTACCGAATCCTCCGCCGGTGTCGCCgatctcatcacatcctGCTCCGGTGGTCGTAACTTCCGCTGTGCTAAGAAGGCGGTCGAGAAGGGAATCTCCGtgcaagaggttgagaagcaagaTCTCAACGGACAGAAGATCCAGGGTACCACCACCGCAGAGGAGGTGAACAGCTTCCTCAAGGCTCGCGGTCTAGAGTCGGAGTATCCGCTGTTCACGGCGGTGaatgccattctcaacggACAGGCCAAGGTGGACGACATCCCCCATCTTGTGCAGGATTCTTGA